A section of the Streptomyces sp. NBC_01216 genome encodes:
- a CDS encoding class I SAM-dependent methyltransferase encodes MSTPSPVQTASEIVTYYAAQYDEAGRLHTTASGRLELLRTRELLRRHLPPAPARVLDVGGGPGTHARWLIEDGHAVHLVDPVSRHLDQAAVHAPGCTTELGDARHLAVATGSYDAVLLLGPLYHLTTRADRVRALEEAARAVKPGALVAAAGISRYSLLQDYTVHAELTSELLHGEVATVLRSGSYDGSRGFTTAHFHTAAELAAEAADAGLTGITVTGIEGPGWAYLRAAERTAGAALHDSPLLPGAVETARLADEHPEFADASAHLLVTGRAQE; translated from the coding sequence ATGTCGACACCGAGCCCTGTGCAGACAGCGTCCGAGATCGTCACCTACTACGCCGCCCAGTACGACGAAGCCGGCCGGCTCCACACCACCGCCAGCGGCCGCCTCGAACTCCTCCGCACCCGCGAGCTCCTCCGCCGCCACCTTCCGCCCGCTCCCGCACGGGTGCTCGACGTCGGCGGCGGTCCTGGAACCCACGCCCGGTGGCTCATCGAGGACGGCCACGCCGTCCACCTGGTCGACCCTGTTTCCCGGCACCTCGACCAAGCCGCCGTCCACGCCCCCGGATGCACCACCGAACTCGGCGACGCCCGGCACCTCGCCGTCGCCACCGGCTCCTACGACGCCGTCCTGCTGCTCGGGCCGCTCTACCACCTCACCACCCGAGCCGACCGCGTCCGCGCCCTCGAAGAAGCCGCCAGAGCGGTGAAGCCCGGCGCCCTGGTCGCCGCCGCTGGGATCAGCCGCTACAGCCTCCTGCAGGACTACACCGTGCACGCCGAGCTCACCTCCGAGCTTCTCCACGGCGAGGTCGCCACCGTCCTGCGCAGCGGCTCGTACGACGGCAGCCGCGGCTTCACCACCGCTCACTTCCACACCGCCGCCGAGCTCGCGGCCGAGGCCGCCGACGCCGGCCTGACCGGCATCACCGTGACCGGGATCGAAGGCCCCGGCTGGGCCTACCTCCGCGCCGCCGAACGCACTGCCGGCGCAGCCCTCCACGACTCGCCGCTGTTGCCCGGCGCCGTCGAGACGGCGCGGCTTGCCGACGAGCATCCCGAGTTCGCCGACGCATC
- a CDS encoding nucleotidyltransferase domain-containing protein, whose amino-acid sequence MREGQPGRDWEPAGLAEVVTLFSKTPRPWWVAGGYAVELAVGRPFREHDDIDVLLLRQDQLEVQEVLAGWEWWAADPPGSLRRWLSGELLPVGVHDVWCRPGPGAPWRIQVMLDEADGETWVSRRDARVRRPVERLGARAADGTPFLAPEIQLFYKAKSPRPKDEQDFTEVLPHLAPEARAWLAEALSLVYGPHPWAAILHNRKGS is encoded by the coding sequence ATGCGGGAGGGACAGCCCGGGCGGGATTGGGAGCCCGCCGGCTTAGCCGAAGTCGTCACCTTGTTCTCGAAGACGCCCCGCCCGTGGTGGGTGGCTGGCGGCTACGCCGTGGAACTTGCTGTGGGCCGGCCGTTTCGGGAGCACGATGACATCGACGTCCTTCTGCTGCGCCAAGACCAGCTCGAGGTTCAAGAGGTCCTCGCCGGGTGGGAGTGGTGGGCTGCGGACCCGCCGGGATCTTTGCGCCGATGGCTGTCCGGAGAGCTGCTGCCGGTCGGCGTGCACGACGTGTGGTGCCGGCCTGGTCCGGGTGCGCCGTGGCGGATTCAGGTGATGCTCGATGAGGCCGACGGCGAGACCTGGGTGTCACGTCGCGATGCCCGGGTCCGACGGCCTGTGGAGCGGCTCGGGGCAAGGGCCGCGGACGGTACGCCGTTCCTGGCGCCGGAGATCCAGCTGTTCTACAAGGCGAAGAGTCCTCGGCCGAAGGATGAGCAGGACTTCACCGAGGTACTGCCTCACCTCGCCCCAGAGGCGCGGGCGTGGCTGGCCGAGGCGCTTTCTCTCGTGTACGGGCCGCACCCGTGGGCCGCGATCCTGCATAACAGGAAGGGAAGTTGA
- a CDS encoding NUDIX domain-containing protein produces the protein MPQKTAPSGYSYAAHYADVHLIIRRGDEILMSRRVETHRVFPGMFQVPAGLMEEGEPAAVAAAREFAEETGAAVDPADVRFVHLMHHVSTHAGDQRIAFFFETDRWHGEIGNPEPDKCEGWTWHKTAVLPEPMPPYLAVALRHIASGLPYSEYAWPAA, from the coding sequence ATGCCGCAGAAGACCGCCCCGTCCGGCTACTCCTACGCCGCGCACTACGCGGACGTGCACCTGATCATCCGCCGGGGGGACGAGATTCTCATGAGTCGCCGCGTGGAGACGCATCGCGTATTCCCGGGCATGTTCCAGGTGCCGGCCGGGCTCATGGAGGAGGGGGAGCCCGCCGCCGTGGCGGCTGCCCGCGAATTCGCCGAGGAGACCGGCGCCGCCGTCGACCCGGCCGACGTCCGGTTCGTGCACCTGATGCACCACGTATCGACGCACGCCGGTGACCAGCGGATCGCGTTCTTCTTCGAGACAGACCGGTGGCACGGCGAGATCGGCAACCCCGAGCCGGACAAGTGCGAGGGCTGGACCTGGCACAAGACAGCGGTACTGCCCGAGCCGATGCCGCCGTACCTCGCGGTCGCGCTGCGGCACATCGCCAGCGGTCTCCCCTACAGCGAGTACGCGTGGCCCGCGGCGTAG